The DNA region TAAAAAATCGACAATATATTTCCTTCGGATGAATGCAGTTTCTCTCGAAGGCAGGATGGAATATTTGAAAAAATCGATCATCATAACAGTGAAACGCTGTAGCTGTGCAGTTGTAAATTGAGTGGTATGTGTTCTTTCAATTCCAGGTGAAATAACAGGAATTCCAACTTTGTATTTGCAACAGCAAGGCTTTTAGTAAATACAGGTGATGACGAAATCCGATGAACATAGTATATAAAGAACGTAAAATAGTTTCGCGTCTATTAGCAGTTGTGCTTTCCGCATTGCTAACCGTACCCTTGCTGAGTAGCTGCGGAGGTGGTTCCCGAAGTGCTAATGTGCCACCACCAGTTGATGATACTGCTGGTAGAACAGTGAGCGATCGCCAAACCGAAGCTAAGAAGGGATTAGGTACAGGGCAAAAAGTGGCACTTTTGGCGGGAGCTGCGGCACTTTACTACATGTACAACCAACATAAGAATGCTTCACAAGATGGAGCGCAAGGTAAGTACTATCTTTCTAAAAACGGGCGTGTATACTACCGCGATGCTGAACATCGCGCTCACTGGGTTACTCCACCATCAGAAGGAATTCGAGTACCAGAATCTCAAGCACAACAATATCGCCAATTCCAAGGCTATAACGGGAGTTCCACAGGTCGCGATCTAACTGGCATAACTTCATCCGCAGCTCCAGCACTTTAGATAGCGAAGCGTGTGTAAATAAGAAAGCGGGTTTCCCGGAGGATAACGCCGATCGCGCACGTCGGAAACACGAACTTAAACTAGGAGACAGATTATGGTAGATGACTTTTTGCGAAAGGCGAAGGATCTTTTCTTCGGAGGAAACAGCGATCAATCTGAGGATGCTGAATACCGCGATCGCAATGTCCGCCCAGCCAGCGAAGACCCCTACGGCGACCCCGCAGATCCGGCATCTTACGGTGATGTCCGTCCAGCCAGTGAAGACCCCTACGGCGACCCCGCAGATATATCCTCTTACGGAAACCTTACTCCAGCTAGCCAAGACCCTTATGGCGACCCCGGAGATATAGCGTCTTACGGTAATGTACGTCCAGC from Nostoc commune NIES-4072 includes:
- a CDS encoding translation initiation factor encodes the protein MVDDFLRKAKDLFFGGNSDQSEDAEYRDRNVRPASEDPYGDPADPASYGDVRPASEDPYGDPADISSYGNLTPASQDPYGDPGDIASYGNVRPASEDPYGDPADQGEFGNVRPASEDPYGDPADEDYRR